From one Solanum lycopersicum chromosome 12, SLM_r2.1 genomic stretch:
- the LOC138340314 gene encoding uncharacterized protein, with amino-acid sequence MDILRLMVYVQEVEVEKLRDREEYRNKKIKTVNESGQQKGSSSRPKFQKQKGHAPSSVSASSPRNCHYPNRAATGTHTYPPSGQEGHFMREYPKNKLCGGNPGNRDQSSSVSPLDRATCGTSGRASRLYAISSRQEQENFPYVVTGMIKVFNFDVYALLDP; translated from the exons ATGGACATTTTAAGGTTAATGGTCTATGTGCAAGAAGTTGAAGTGGAGAAGCTGAGGGATAGAGAGGAGTATCGAAACAAGAAAATTAAGACTGTGAATGAGTCTGGTCAACAGAAGGGTTCTTCAAGTCGACCAAAATTCCAGAAACAAAAGGGGCATGCACCTTCATCTGTTAGTGCGTCTTCGCCCAGAAACTGTCACTACCCAAATCGAGcagcgactggcacccacacttaccctcctag TGGTCAAGAAGGTCACTTCATGAGAGAGTACCCTAAGAACAAGCTATGTGGTGGAAATCCGGGCAATAGAGACCAGTCATCATCAGTTTCTCCACTAGATAGGGCCACTTGTGGTACTAGCGGAAGGGCAAGTCGTCTTTATGCAATCAGTAGCCGCCAAGAGCAAGAGAATTTTCCATATGTTGTCACGGGTATGAtcaaagtttttaattttgatgtttatgctttgttagaCCCATGA